In Caldicellulosiruptor morganii, the following proteins share a genomic window:
- a CDS encoding DUF402 domain-containing protein — MKLVRKRFYPQEEIDISSDEIIYMDDDVLITKWLPIKKREDIKWGASCVYLKKGIKISKVYGHDDGLLYTYCDIIDTHIDTDKIVTEDLLVDVIVFPDGRYRIADIDELVWLRRENKISEEIVLMALERLNFLLTDIYNGFELDRVEEYLKKRSEINPQ; from the coding sequence TTGAAACTGGTTCGAAAAAGATTTTATCCTCAGGAAGAGATAGATATTTCATCTGATGAGATAATCTATATGGACGATGATGTTCTTATAACCAAATGGCTTCCGATTAAAAAAAGAGAAGATATCAAATGGGGCGCTTCCTGTGTGTACCTGAAAAAAGGAATTAAAATTAGCAAGGTTTACGGTCATGATGATGGACTGCTATATACCTATTGTGATATTATTGATACACATATAGATACTGATAAAATTGTGACAGAAGATTTGCTTGTTGATGTAATAGTTTTCCCGGATGGAAGGTATAGGATTGCTGATATTGATGAGCTTGTCTGGCTAAGAAGAGAGAATAAAATTTCGGAAGAGATTGTACTTATGGCTCTTGAAAGGCTGAATTTTTTGCTTACTGACATTTACAATGGCTTTGAGCTGGACAGGGTTGAAGAGTATCTTAAAAAAAGGAGTGAAATTAATCCACAATGA
- a CDS encoding YIP1 family protein yields the protein MTNCPYCGKELQEGEICTCRETQTTVSQTGNQASDGEVINDKQNVENVNEDIKKQNGEQTENASEKKERNLEITLKINQGINIAFRYCYITVKFAWAFLKSPFDFISKIIQNNDYKAGILFAILASLFVSLQNIVLAGKGIKLVEDFIGASGLLSSTFEEFSFRAFLYNFIVLFLLYLLYCGIIKVAFTILKEKIDFKAILGAIGVSLIPIVLVGVINLLLQFISIWLVLLLSFFGIFVNTILNFWAIRNLLKDKDRYKDKDTNALYLTAITYIVGIIVVAIIIFALAGGVANSGGTGTASFNTNSIVGTWSDDHDTITFKPDGTFKANYYWAGGNWEIDGDKLYITGFLTGKEGYYYKIKGNKLILEPIPGSGRGNYEFYRVR from the coding sequence ATGACAAATTGTCCATATTGTGGCAAAGAGCTTCAGGAAGGTGAGATTTGCACATGCAGAGAAACACAAACAACGGTAAGTCAAACTGGCAATCAAGCTTCAGACGGCGAAGTGATAAATGATAAACAAAATGTGGAGAATGTTAATGAAGATATCAAAAAACAGAATGGTGAACAAACTGAAAATGCTTCAGAAAAAAAGGAAAGAAATTTAGAAATTACTTTGAAAATAAACCAGGGTATTAATATAGCATTTCGATATTGTTATATTACAGTAAAATTTGCATGGGCATTTTTGAAAAGTCCATTTGATTTTATTTCAAAGATTATACAGAATAATGACTACAAAGCGGGTATTTTGTTTGCTATTCTTGCATCTTTATTTGTTTCTCTTCAAAATATTGTTTTGGCAGGAAAAGGTATAAAATTGGTTGAAGATTTTATAGGTGCATCAGGTCTTCTGTCTTCAACTTTTGAAGAATTTTCTTTTAGAGCATTTTTATATAACTTCATAGTCTTATTTCTCCTGTATCTCCTGTATTGTGGCATTATTAAGGTGGCATTTACAATATTAAAAGAAAAAATAGATTTTAAAGCTATATTAGGGGCAATAGGGGTAAGCCTTATTCCAATTGTTTTGGTAGGAGTGATAAATCTTTTATTACAATTTATATCTATATGGCTTGTACTTTTATTAAGTTTTTTTGGTATTTTCGTAAATACAATTTTGAACTTTTGGGCCATTAGAAATTTACTAAAAGACAAAGACAGATACAAAGATAAAGATACAAATGCGCTTTATTTGACTGCAATCACATATATTGTAGGTATTATTGTTGTGGCGATAATTATATTTGCTTTAGCTGGTGGAGTGGCAAACTCAGGTGGGACTGGTACAGCAAGTTTTAATACAAATAGCATTGTTGGTACCTGGTCAGATGATCATGATACTATTACATTCAAGCCAGATGGCACATTTAAGGCAAATTATTATTGGGCGGGTGGCAATTGGGAGATAGATGGAGATAAGTTATATATAACAGGATTTTTAACCGGCAAAGAGGGGTATTATTACAAAATTAAAGGCAATAAATTGATATTGGAGCCTATTCCTGGTTCAGGTAGAGGTAATTATGAGTTTTATAGGGTTAGGTAA
- the mltG gene encoding endolytic transglycosylase MltG yields the protein MKWYKIKSKWLLILILFLVILLISVVYKMQNAKVIEAYVEIPQNSSVKSVAKILKEKGIIKNPYLFMLYVKAKKCRLAAGNYRLSSSMSYKELCEALQKGVVFKKTVRFTIPEGFTCVQIAEKLSSLGIVDRERFLNEINNCNFDFQFKYPSKNVKYKLEGFLYPDTYEVFEGESEKDIIKRMLNRFVDVYNSIKNSKTTQLSDIQTIILASIVEKEAKKDFERPLIAGVFINRLNQGMRLESCATVEYILPVHKEVLSLSDVRIKSPYNTYLYNGLPPSAICNPGRKSLLAALNPQKTDYLFFVARKDGTHVFSKTFEEHINAQKEIEEGEK from the coding sequence ATGAAATGGTATAAAATAAAGAGTAAATGGTTGCTGATATTGATTTTATTTCTCGTCATCTTACTAATATCAGTTGTTTACAAAATGCAAAATGCAAAGGTAATAGAAGCATATGTCGAAATACCTCAAAACAGTTCGGTTAAGAGTGTGGCGAAGATTTTGAAAGAAAAAGGAATAATAAAAAATCCTTATCTTTTCATGCTGTATGTCAAAGCCAAAAAATGCAGGTTGGCAGCGGGAAATTACAGGCTTTCTTCATCGATGAGCTATAAGGAGCTCTGTGAAGCTTTGCAAAAAGGTGTTGTGTTTAAAAAGACAGTAAGGTTTACTATTCCGGAAGGGTTTACCTGTGTTCAGATAGCCGAAAAGCTGAGCAGTTTAGGAATTGTTGACAGGGAAAGATTTTTAAATGAAATTAATAACTGCAATTTTGATTTTCAGTTTAAGTATCCTTCAAAGAATGTAAAGTACAAGCTCGAAGGCTTTTTGTATCCTGACACATATGAAGTGTTTGAAGGTGAATCAGAAAAGGACATAATCAAAAGGATGTTGAATAGATTTGTTGATGTTTACAATAGTATAAAAAACAGCAAGACTACTCAGCTAAGTGATATTCAAACCATAATTCTTGCATCAATTGTTGAGAAGGAAGCCAAAAAAGATTTTGAACGACCCCTGATTGCAGGTGTGTTTATAAACAGATTGAATCAGGGGATGAGGCTGGAAAGCTGTGCAACAGTTGAATATATTTTACCCGTGCACAAAGAGGTTTTATCACTGAGTGATGTTAGGATAAAATCACCCTATAATACATACCTTTACAATGGGCTTCCACCTTCTGCAATATGCAACCCGGGCAGGAAAAGCCTGCTTGCTGCTTTGAATCCTCAAAAGACTGACTATTTATTTTTTGTTGCCAGAAAAGATGGCACTCATGTATTCTCAAAGACATTTGAAGAGCACATAAATGCTCAAAAAGAAATAGAAGAAGGGGAAAAATAG
- a CDS encoding zinc ribbon domain-containing protein: MILCPKCGAEVEKDSKICPKCGENLEPRILENVSKPKKEFFLEKYFEGEEIKTFEVSSLKFRLNKKLLPWLYGIAGVFVLIILILVIGKSIYSPDKVVNEFKGAVKANDAKKLSQILVHETYEQISQDSLKAFLQLCQSKPEYIDNIYKALDAALQKISNPSSDGSNKSLTEALSALLSGQDYSNDFVLKPVGNGLIFFTRYKIAAKNYFLKIKCDTKGAKIYLNDKNIATVSDPSQEISVGPLIAGIYKIKAEYKGPYCTLENIAEKVIYNRYFSNDNQYTAEVYLNPRYVTIKSDFDEAEIILNGKPTGVLVKDASEFGPVSDESEFSAKIKLPWGEVTTASVKLGSWSNSVTIPNTLSTDDTNNLTFDKVASVINDFEKSYRTAMTSQDSNKFLHISDELRQIFSNRIEDLKGNNQKYTGKVTKTEFNFKTLQLFKNEEGKISIKITAKIYYKDTIYNSDETPPQDISEKVTGQVYTLVWDESAKNFIIVGIEAPWFYDWPEDGKIKEYKLDEGSV; the protein is encoded by the coding sequence GTGATTTTATGCCCTAAATGTGGTGCTGAAGTTGAAAAGGACTCTAAAATATGCCCGAAGTGTGGTGAAAACTTGGAACCCAGGATTTTGGAAAATGTCTCAAAACCTAAAAAAGAGTTCTTCCTGGAAAAATACTTTGAAGGTGAAGAAATAAAGACGTTTGAAGTTTCCAGCTTAAAATTCAGGTTGAACAAAAAATTATTACCGTGGCTTTATGGAATTGCAGGTGTTTTTGTTTTGATCATCCTTATTTTAGTAATTGGAAAATCAATTTATTCTCCAGACAAAGTTGTAAATGAATTCAAAGGAGCTGTTAAAGCAAATGATGCGAAAAAGCTTTCACAGATACTTGTTCATGAAACTTATGAACAGATTTCTCAGGACAGTCTAAAAGCTTTTTTGCAGTTGTGTCAATCAAAGCCAGAATACATAGACAATATTTATAAAGCTTTGGATGCAGCACTTCAGAAAATCTCAAATCCTTCTTCAGATGGAAGCAATAAATCTCTAACCGAGGCATTATCTGCTCTTTTGTCAGGTCAGGATTATTCTAATGATTTTGTATTAAAACCTGTAGGTAATGGCTTGATTTTCTTCACAAGGTATAAGATTGCAGCAAAAAATTATTTTTTGAAGATAAAGTGTGATACAAAAGGTGCAAAGATATACTTGAATGACAAAAACATAGCTACTGTTTCAGATCCATCACAAGAAATCTCAGTAGGTCCTTTGATTGCTGGTATTTATAAGATTAAAGCAGAGTACAAAGGCCCCTATTGTACATTGGAAAATATTGCCGAGAAGGTAATTTATAATAGATATTTTAGTAACGATAATCAATACACAGCTGAAGTGTATTTAAATCCACGATATGTGACAATTAAATCAGATTTTGATGAAGCTGAGATAATTTTGAATGGCAAACCGACTGGTGTTTTGGTAAAAGATGCGTCTGAATTTGGACCTGTAAGTGACGAAAGTGAGTTTAGTGCAAAAATAAAATTACCTTGGGGTGAAGTAACGACAGCTTCTGTAAAACTTGGCAGTTGGTCAAATAGTGTTACAATTCCCAATACACTTTCTACCGATGATACTAATAATTTAACATTCGACAAGGTTGCTTCTGTTATAAATGATTTTGAAAAATCTTATAGAACTGCTATGACATCTCAGGATTCAAATAAGTTTTTGCACATTTCAGATGAATTGAGGCAAATTTTTTCAAACAGAATTGAAGATTTAAAAGGTAATAATCAGAAGTATACAGGAAAAGTGACAAAAACTGAGTTTAATTTTAAGACATTGCAGCTGTTCAAAAATGAAGAAGGAAAAATAAGCATAAAAATTACAGCAAAAATCTATTATAAAGATACAATATATAACAGTGATGAAACGCCACCTCAGGATATTTCTGAAAAAGTAACTGGACAGGTTTACACGCTTGTTTGGGATGAAAGTGCAAAGAACTTTATTATTGTTGGAATAGAAGCTCCATGGTTTTATGATTGGCCTGAAGATGGTAAGATTAAAGAATACAAATTGGATGAAGGGAGTGTGTGA
- a CDS encoding peptidase U32 family protein, translating into MTVKRPELVAPAGDLEKLKVAIVYGADSVYIGGREFGLRKYAGNFDLEEMKEGIDFAHRHGKKVYLTANIFARNEDIRKIDEFFDSIKDLGFDGIIVSDPGVFKKAIKLGIPVHISTQANTTNYESARFWYELGAKRIVLARELSLEEIKEIRENTPQKLELEAFVHGAVCISYSGRCFLSAYMTGRDANRGECAHPCRYKYYIMEEKRPGQYFEVFEDVDGTYIFNSKDLCMVEHIDRLVEAGIDAFKIEGRMKSSFYVATVVSVYRKAIDKFLKDPENFEPEKVWLEEIAKCSHRSYTTNFYFGRPAHNDYKFESSKYIREYDFVGIVKEVLEDGFAVVEQRNRFFRGDVVEVMLPDGTYFVQKLDSIFDLEGNPLEVVPHAQQLTRIKFDRPVTEFAILRRKAKE; encoded by the coding sequence ATGACTGTAAAAAGACCAGAGCTTGTTGCGCCGGCTGGTGATCTTGAAAAACTTAAAGTTGCAATAGTGTATGGTGCGGACAGTGTTTATATAGGTGGCAGGGAGTTTGGGCTAAGAAAATATGCCGGCAATTTTGACTTAGAGGAGATGAAAGAAGGGATTGATTTTGCCCACAGACATGGCAAAAAAGTGTATTTGACTGCCAACATCTTCGCAAGGAATGAAGATATCAGAAAGATAGATGAATTTTTTGACAGTATAAAAGATCTGGGCTTTGACGGGATAATTGTGTCAGACCCGGGCGTGTTCAAAAAGGCAATAAAGCTTGGGATTCCTGTGCACATAAGTACCCAGGCCAATACTACCAATTACGAAAGTGCACGATTCTGGTATGAACTTGGTGCAAAGAGGATAGTGCTGGCAAGAGAGCTATCTTTGGAAGAGATAAAAGAAATTCGAGAAAATACCCCGCAAAAGCTGGAGCTTGAGGCTTTTGTCCATGGCGCTGTGTGTATTTCATATTCAGGAAGGTGTTTTCTGAGTGCGTATATGACAGGAAGAGATGCAAACAGGGGTGAATGCGCTCATCCTTGCAGATACAAATACTATATCATGGAAGAAAAAAGACCCGGGCAGTACTTTGAAGTGTTTGAAGATGTTGATGGGACATATATTTTCAACTCAAAAGACCTTTGCATGGTTGAACATATTGACAGGCTGGTAGAGGCAGGAATTGACGCGTTCAAGATTGAAGGAAGGATGAAAAGTAGTTTTTATGTTGCAACAGTTGTAAGTGTGTACAGAAAAGCAATTGACAAATTTTTGAAGGACCCTGAAAACTTTGAACCCGAAAAAGTGTGGCTTGAGGAGATTGCAAAATGCTCGCACAGAAGCTACACCACCAATTTTTACTTCGGCAGGCCGGCACACAATGATTACAAGTTTGAATCAAGCAAATACATTCGCGAATATGACTTTGTTGGCATTGTAAAAGAGGTTTTGGAAGATGGCTTTGCGGTGGTTGAGCAGAGAAATAGGTTTTTCAGAGGCGATGTTGTGGAGGTTATGCTTCCGGATGGCACATATTTTGTGCAGAAACTTGATAGTATTTTTGATCTGGAAGGCAATCCTCTGGAGGTTGTTCCACATGCACAGCAGCTTACAAGAATAAAATTTGACAGACCTGTTACCGAGTTTGCCATACTGAGGAGAAAAGCGAAAGAATAA
- a CDS encoding O-methyltransferase: protein MDISCEILNQFIRSKLTNVDERFLKIEEYAKKNNIPVVSREVSRLLTILTMIKKPKRILELGTAIGYSTLSMHIGFPEAKIISVEMDFDMVMQAKKNIKEFNAEDKITIVGGDAKEVLQAIEGQFDMVFFDAAKAQYIDYFNLTKDKMSEECLFVCDNVLYKGMVVARRYLVRRMITIAKRMNRFIKMIEDDPNFVMTLLPVSDGVLIAIKK from the coding sequence ATGGATATTTCATGTGAGATTTTGAACCAGTTTATAAGGTCCAAGCTTACAAACGTTGATGAGAGGTTTTTAAAGATTGAAGAGTATGCAAAGAAAAATAATATTCCAGTTGTGTCAAGAGAAGTATCAAGGCTTCTTACAATTCTGACAATGATCAAAAAGCCAAAAAGGATACTTGAGCTTGGCACAGCCATTGGATACTCAACTCTCTCTATGCATATAGGGTTTCCTGAGGCAAAGATAATTTCAGTAGAAATGGACTTTGACATGGTTATGCAGGCAAAAAAGAATATAAAAGAGTTCAATGCAGAGGACAAAATAACCATTGTTGGTGGGGATGCCAAAGAGGTTTTGCAGGCTATTGAAGGTCAGTTTGACATGGTGTTTTTCGATGCTGCAAAGGCTCAGTATATTGACTATTTTAATCTTACAAAAGATAAAATGTCAGAAGAGTGTCTGTTTGTCTGTGACAATGTGCTTTACAAAGGCATGGTGGTTGCCAGAAGATATCTTGTAAGGAGAATGATTACGATTGCAAAGAGGATGAACAGGTTTATAAAGATGATTGAGGATGACCCCAATTTTGTAATGACTCTTTTACCAGTTTCTGATGGTGTTTTAATTGCTATCAAGAAATAA
- a CDS encoding dihydropteroate synthase: protein MIIIGEKINSTVRSVADAIKEGNFQYIVDLARKQYSAGAHYIDVNAGVFVDEEAEILKRMVESIQSEIDAPLSIDSPRPEVIGEVMKIYRGKRAIFNSVIFEEGILKRALPVIKEYNMKVVALLMDDVGIPEDPEKRLEIAIRLMDMFAKNGIAEEDIFLDPMVQPVSVDSRYVGVALETIKLIRKEFSKVNIICGLSNISFGLPKRRWVNRAFLPIAIYFGLNSCIADPLDDVLMKLVYASEVLSGQDEFCMEYITKAREGLLD from the coding sequence ATGATAATAATCGGTGAAAAGATTAATTCAACTGTCAGGAGTGTTGCTGATGCAATAAAAGAAGGCAATTTTCAGTATATTGTGGACCTTGCCAGAAAACAGTATTCCGCAGGTGCTCACTATATAGATGTAAATGCAGGAGTGTTTGTTGATGAGGAAGCAGAGATTCTAAAGAGGATGGTCGAGAGTATTCAAAGTGAAATTGATGCTCCACTTTCAATTGACAGTCCAAGACCAGAGGTCATAGGAGAGGTTATGAAAATTTACAGAGGGAAAAGAGCAATATTTAATTCTGTGATTTTTGAAGAGGGAATTTTGAAAAGAGCCCTGCCTGTTATCAAGGAATATAACATGAAAGTGGTAGCACTTTTGATGGATGATGTTGGTATACCTGAAGACCCGGAAAAAAGGCTTGAAATAGCCATAAGGCTTATGGATATGTTTGCTAAAAACGGCATAGCTGAAGAAGATATATTTTTGGACCCAATGGTTCAGCCTGTATCTGTTGATAGCAGATATGTTGGAGTTGCTCTTGAGACAATAAAACTGATAAGAAAAGAATTTAGCAAAGTTAACATTATTTGTGGACTTTCAAATATCTCATTTGGGCTGCCAAAAAGAAGATGGGTCAACAGGGCATTTTTGCCCATTGCCATTTATTTTGGATTAAACAGCTGCATTGCTGACCCGCTTGATGATGTTTTGATGAAATTGGTTTATGCCTCAGAAGTTCTTTCCGGGCAGGATGAGTTTTGTATGGAGTATATTACAAAGGCAAGAGAAGGACTTCTGGATTAG
- a CDS encoding PdaC/SigV domain-containing protein yields MFKRILAIFSMLVLILSSFYGCTSIRTKRDEIGKTKTTISQKTEQISKHSNKNKGSNKPALDVVFERIYQATDKYEIDVLLPKVTGSEVKKEVCEKINFILKRYVEQEIEGIKAIANEQKNELDFYPYTLHLKCEWDKSVSPYISFLFEEDSYTGGAHDLIRVKTFNFDLETGREVKLNDVLSTEQLNWIGNYILFARALCKDLDDPPYEVFWGQEKQVTYDEYILNSSIFKNGGILVCYEPYVIGSFARGIVRFWFSFDELNRKEIEKSVDLKDLDTIEEWLDANLNKVRKEYGLPVKVYSYEGGLLYYTKSGLIFSFSFNSIDSLESINNAQVFSIMGSDTVKFFGIPLEISVSELVRKLKSISEIKKIDEGISEESGCYTVTCELDGNIKAYIESKGADKSSNVGYILIKREPYGYGQTN; encoded by the coding sequence ATGTTTAAAAGGATATTAGCAATATTTAGTATGCTTGTTCTTATATTATCATCATTTTATGGGTGTACGAGTATAAGAACAAAAAGAGATGAGATAGGAAAAACAAAAACAACAATTTCACAAAAGACTGAGCAGATTTCTAAACATTCGAATAAGAATAAAGGAAGTAATAAACCTGCATTGGATGTTGTCTTTGAGAGAATATATCAAGCAACGGACAAATATGAGATTGATGTTTTGCTACCAAAAGTAACAGGAAGCGAAGTTAAAAAGGAAGTGTGTGAAAAAATAAATTTTATCCTGAAGAGGTATGTAGAACAAGAAATAGAAGGTATAAAAGCAATAGCGAATGAACAAAAGAATGAACTAGACTTTTATCCCTATACGCTTCATTTAAAATGCGAATGGGATAAAAGTGTATCACCATATATTTCTTTTTTATTTGAAGAAGATTCATATACAGGTGGAGCTCATGACTTGATAAGAGTCAAGACTTTCAACTTTGATTTGGAAACAGGAAGAGAGGTTAAACTTAATGATGTTTTAAGCACTGAACAACTAAATTGGATAGGTAATTATATATTATTTGCAAGGGCATTATGTAAAGACTTAGATGACCCTCCATATGAAGTTTTTTGGGGGCAAGAAAAGCAAGTCACATATGATGAATATATTCTTAACAGTTCAATTTTCAAGAATGGAGGAATTTTAGTTTGTTATGAACCATATGTAATAGGATCATTTGCAAGAGGTATTGTGAGATTTTGGTTTAGTTTTGATGAACTTAATAGAAAAGAAATTGAAAAAAGTGTAGACTTAAAGGATTTGGATACAATCGAGGAATGGTTAGATGCAAATTTAAATAAAGTAAGGAAGGAGTATGGGTTGCCTGTTAAAGTATATTCTTATGAAGGAGGATTATTATATTATACTAAAAGTGGTCTTATATTTAGTTTTAGTTTTAATTCTATAGATTCTCTTGAAAGTATAAATAATGCACAGGTTTTTAGTATTATGGGTAGTGATACAGTAAAATTTTTCGGCATACCGTTGGAGATTTCGGTTTCAGAATTAGTTAGAAAATTAAAAAGTATAAGTGAAATCAAGAAAATTGACGAGGGAATTAGTGAGGAAAGTGGATGTTATACTGTAACATGTGAGCTTGATGGGAATATAAAAGCATATATTGAATCAAAAGGTGCAGATAAATCTTCAAATGTGGGCTATATCCTAATTAAAAGAGAACCATATGGTTATGGACAAACTAATTAA
- a CDS encoding L,D-transpeptidase, translating into MGKSFSNFKKIFYSKLLIMFLSFLLATSNLTIFAYALPNYNYITAEDFVNKLFVNLKIVDHSQDSWSKAKLLKVLPAGLNKKSIITKAQASYIIWYTIQNIDFLKQKFIPIQTNIISYWDYYKQTGNGFLNKNMPTEIVLMYYNFVVIEKIYNNGEKKYIVVWNPYVKAHSQSEYTELVANFISKNPQKRRIALRETSEKLTINYIKRVFPFIGDSKEHFSTVFENVYQSVYENIYKTTNDIEFNKIYTVAEQAYCYFMENNSLKVAKVQNFETLFLNKKYSVDVKIDPRWNRYIEDYIMSSKRDYPINHERFKYMISDIFSTTEIFQKPILYLMDLGILIPEFNQYDHHFYIFPDKKFSKTEAYEIFNRISTNNNLAFDEFKVDNQFFRIDNMRFLKMLKSLPLKNQRKLNFTLSQFGIDQSGIYIIVDDTKYYIAETFEQNGNLFYYVKPYIVLAKTKQQYKNLIPENQIVEVWSYNNGRYLVKYKNLQLYVPSKYLFILPKKKVFLSTLTKDEVEKFVNLQIKNKKSNYFIWVDLLRLSVYLMKKENNRYVLIRTMDCTAGAEHTPTLRGYFKSKAKIYKLYVPKYEAGLMYGLVYYGDYMIHSVTTDREGKIADNSILKRISHGCIRLSMSDAKYIYDHIPVGSVVWVN; encoded by the coding sequence ATGGGAAAAAGTTTTTCAAACTTTAAAAAAATCTTTTATTCAAAGTTACTTATTATGTTTTTGTCTTTCTTATTAGCAACATCTAATTTGACCATTTTTGCTTACGCTTTGCCAAACTATAATTATATAACTGCAGAAGATTTTGTAAATAAACTTTTTGTAAATCTGAAAATAGTTGACCATTCACAGGATTCTTGGAGTAAAGCAAAATTGTTAAAAGTGCTTCCTGCAGGTTTGAATAAAAAGTCTATTATCACAAAAGCTCAAGCATCATATATTATTTGGTATACAATACAAAATATAGACTTTTTAAAACAAAAATTTATTCCAATTCAAACTAATATAATATCTTATTGGGATTATTATAAGCAAACAGGGAATGGTTTTTTAAACAAAAACATGCCCACTGAAATAGTACTTATGTATTACAATTTTGTTGTAATAGAGAAAATTTATAATAATGGCGAAAAGAAATATATTGTTGTGTGGAATCCATATGTAAAAGCACATTCACAAAGTGAATATACAGAATTAGTAGCCAATTTTATAAGCAAAAACCCGCAAAAGCGCAGGATTGCTCTCAGAGAAACCTCTGAAAAACTTACAATTAACTATATTAAAAGGGTATTTCCATTTATAGGGGATTCTAAAGAACATTTTTCCACAGTTTTTGAAAATGTATATCAAAGTGTATACGAAAATATATATAAAACCACTAACGATATTGAATTTAACAAAATTTATACCGTTGCCGAACAAGCTTATTGTTATTTTATGGAAAACAACTCTTTGAAAGTTGCCAAAGTTCAAAATTTCGAAACTTTATTCTTAAATAAAAAGTATAGTGTAGATGTCAAAATAGATCCCCGATGGAATAGATATATCGAAGATTATATTATGTCATCAAAAAGAGACTATCCTATTAATCATGAAAGATTTAAATATATGATTTCAGACATATTCTCTACCACTGAAATTTTTCAAAAACCAATTCTTTATCTGATGGATTTAGGAATACTAATACCTGAATTCAATCAATATGACCATCATTTTTATATCTTTCCAGATAAAAAGTTTTCAAAAACAGAAGCTTACGAAATTTTTAATAGGATTTCAACAAACAATAATTTAGCCTTTGATGAATTTAAGGTGGATAATCAATTCTTTAGAATTGACAACATGAGATTTTTAAAAATGTTAAAAAGTCTTCCACTGAAAAATCAAAGAAAACTGAATTTTACATTATCACAATTTGGTATTGATCAATCAGGTATCTACATAATTGTCGATGATACAAAATATTATATTGCTGAAACATTTGAGCAAAACGGAAACTTATTTTATTATGTAAAACCCTATATTGTCTTAGCAAAAACAAAGCAACAATATAAAAACCTCATACCCGAAAATCAAATAGTTGAAGTATGGAGTTACAATAATGGTAGATATCTTGTGAAATATAAAAATCTGCAATTGTATGTGCCATCAAAATATCTTTTCATCTTACCAAAGAAAAAAGTTTTTCTCAGTACACTAACAAAAGATGAAGTTGAAAAATTTGTCAATTTACAAATAAAAAATAAAAAATCAAATTATTTTATATGGGTTGACCTGTTAAGACTGTCTGTGTATTTGATGAAAAAAGAAAATAATAGATACGTTCTTATAAGGACAATGGATTGTACTGCAGGAGCTGAACATACTCCTACGCTGAGAGGTTATTTCAAAAGTAAAGCTAAAATTTATAAGCTCTATGTCCCAAAATATGAAGCAGGATTAATGTATGGATTAGTATATTACGGTGATTACATGATACATTCTGTTACAACAGACCGTGAAGGTAAAATTGCTGACAATTCTATATTAAAAAGAATCAGCCATGGCTGTATCAGACTCTCTATGAGCGACGCTAAATATATTTATGATCATATACCAGTTGGAAGTGTGGTTTGGGTAAATTAA